One Deltaproteobacteria bacterium DNA window includes the following coding sequences:
- a CDS encoding VWA domain-containing protein, which produces MRRIWAVVLPVCVACSDAGLQPLDDTQQKVVDDRLDITGDVCTADPTEAVFPVKILFIVDCSGSMQFTDPSNANTTTDAQGNAINAQAECMASCQGTGAVPNCAQLCAGAANPGRQTAVQKVVDRFKNNPAVSFAMVRFNGRVTINGSATSGSEGFTNNPAVLNTAIAGLAQADITTDYQGALTSAYQLLERDMVESNPVDRIRTKYVVIFVSDGAPDPVCKEGCGNDVQDLGIPGVVLDSWCDVPRDRWCDNFNVSGQLCKNMQQWYPSMAEPCKAYNTETQIVQKVTEIIDLGKQYGVGEIRMHTAFLFVAGLPQVILDLFSADPVKSERVLRAMAKAGGGLFRNFTSGQSIDFLDINYSSVARPFGMTNFIVTNPSARPWVNKLVVDSDGDGVDDLSEFEAKLEMNEQSADSDNDGYNDKLELDRYKAGFDPGKANIPAKPCPPSERVDLDGDGLNSCEEKIVGTDPKVPDTDRDRIPDGVEFFAGTDPTRDDSKLDVDFDGKLSGEEINTHSSPTVADPEVHAELKYLYDVHEQAERPDRRRCYDFSVKQVRLVTTLGKNRAGSLGYNEIMIYFGEGPADDPRDFGNFKAACVRAQYVTPNFKFPADGKVHVPAAKFMPLHELMKARADAASDPTKDPCVGAPLP; this is translated from the coding sequence ATGAGAAGGATCTGGGCAGTCGTGCTTCCGGTCTGCGTGGCGTGTTCCGATGCCGGGCTTCAGCCCCTCGACGACACGCAGCAGAAGGTCGTGGACGATCGGCTCGACATCACGGGGGACGTCTGCACCGCCGACCCCACGGAAGCCGTCTTCCCGGTCAAGATCCTCTTCATCGTGGACTGCTCCGGTTCGATGCAGTTCACCGATCCGTCGAACGCCAACACCACCACCGACGCGCAGGGCAACGCCATCAACGCGCAGGCCGAGTGCATGGCGAGCTGCCAGGGCACGGGGGCTGTCCCCAACTGCGCGCAGCTCTGCGCGGGCGCCGCCAACCCGGGCCGCCAGACGGCCGTGCAGAAGGTAGTCGACCGCTTCAAGAACAACCCGGCGGTCTCCTTCGCGATGGTTCGCTTCAACGGCCGCGTGACGATCAACGGGTCGGCCACCTCCGGCTCCGAAGGCTTCACGAACAACCCGGCCGTGCTGAACACCGCCATCGCGGGGCTGGCCCAGGCGGACATCACCACGGACTACCAGGGGGCGCTCACGTCCGCCTACCAGCTCCTCGAGCGGGACATGGTCGAGTCGAACCCCGTAGACCGCATCCGCACCAAGTACGTCGTGATCTTCGTCTCCGACGGCGCCCCGGACCCCGTCTGCAAGGAGGGCTGCGGTAACGACGTCCAGGACCTCGGGATCCCGGGCGTGGTGCTAGATAGCTGGTGCGACGTCCCCCGCGACCGCTGGTGCGACAACTTCAACGTGAGCGGCCAGCTCTGCAAGAACATGCAGCAGTGGTATCCGTCGATGGCGGAACCCTGTAAGGCCTACAACACCGAGACGCAGATCGTGCAGAAGGTCACCGAGATCATCGACCTCGGCAAACAGTACGGGGTGGGCGAGATCCGCATGCACACGGCCTTCCTCTTCGTCGCCGGCCTGCCCCAGGTCATTCTCGACCTCTTCAGCGCCGACCCGGTCAAGTCCGAGCGCGTGCTCCGCGCCATGGCCAAGGCGGGCGGAGGTCTCTTCCGCAACTTCACCTCCGGCCAGTCGATCGACTTCCTCGACATCAACTACTCGTCGGTGGCGCGCCCCTTCGGCATGACCAACTTCATCGTCACGAACCCGAGCGCGCGCCCGTGGGTGAACAAGCTGGTGGTGGACTCCGACGGTGACGGGGTGGACGACCTGTCCGAGTTCGAGGCGAAGCTCGAGATGAACGAGCAGTCCGCGGACAGCGACAACGACGGCTACAACGACAAGCTCGAGCTCGACCGCTACAAAGCCGGCTTCGACCCGGGCAAGGCCAACATCCCCGCCAAGCCCTGCCCGCCCTCCGAGCGCGTGGACCTGGACGGAGACGGCCTCAATAGCTGCGAGGAGAAGATCGTCGGCACCGACCCCAAGGTGCCCGACACCGACCGCGACCGCATCCCCGACGGAGTCGAGTTCTTTGCGGGGACCGACCCGACGCGGGACGACAGCAAGCTGGACGTAGATTTCGACGGCAAGCTCTCCGGCGAGGAGATCAACACGCACTCCAGCCCGACCGTGGCGGACCCCGAGGTGCACGCCGAGCTCAAGTACCTCTACGACGTGCACGAGCAGGCCGAGAGGCCGGACCGGAGGCGCTGCTACGACTTCAGCGTCAAGCAGGTCCGGCTGGTGACCACCCTCGGCAAGAATCGAGCGGGCAGCTTGGGGTACAATGAGATCATGATCTACTTCGGTGAAGGCCCCGCGGACGACCCCCGCGACTTCGGCAACTTCAAGGCCGCCTGCGTGCGCGCGCAGTACGTGACGCCGAACTTCAAGTTCCCGGCCGACGGCAAGGTGCACGTCCCGGCCGCGAAGTTCATGCCGCTGCACGAGCTGATGAAGGCGCGTGCCGATGCGGCCTCGGACCCGACCAAGGACCCCTGCGTCGGAGCGCCCCTCCCATGA
- a CDS encoding thrombospondin type 3 repeat-containing protein: MHCLTHQEGGATMVRKLLVVAALAGVGLLVLPSGTAYAAGGECSGGKCGTPDTSGGGCGCGCGGSILVNNTDEGDTYQYADDFDADGAEDDFDNCPFVANKGQADADGDGIGDSCDACPKAADPKQADIDGDGIGDQCDTDQDNDGKLNAADNCPLVSNIAQMDGDKDGNGDACDTDDDNDGVLDVKDNCPLVANPDQKNTDPNLYGDACDADQDKDNILDSKDNCPAVGNVDQKDADKDGIGDLCDPDQDNDGVVNAKDNCLATANPAQVDADRDGKGDACDNRFCYTVGRDEQNCLDPTTTFKLYSPDSKVNTGDPLRLRLFANRADTAIRYKWIVESKPAGSTATVENPQGTVRQSSPYEYFYLKGNVATFTPDKPGEYKIRLVGEMVFADTVNAAFPKANQYVMTVVAAGESQGGCSVGGNTAAGATTGLMLLGLLALVLVRRKR, from the coding sequence ATGCACTGTCTGACTCACCAAGAAGGAGGAGCCACCATGGTACGGAAGCTTCTGGTCGTTGCAGCCCTCGCAGGAGTTGGGCTGCTGGTACTGCCCTCGGGCACGGCGTATGCGGCGGGCGGCGAGTGTAGCGGCGGGAAGTGCGGGACCCCCGACACCTCGGGCGGTGGCTGCGGCTGCGGCTGCGGCGGATCGATCCTCGTCAACAACACGGACGAGGGCGACACCTATCAGTACGCGGACGACTTCGACGCCGACGGCGCCGAGGACGACTTCGACAACTGCCCCTTCGTGGCCAACAAGGGCCAGGCCGACGCGGACGGCGACGGCATCGGTGACTCGTGCGACGCCTGCCCCAAGGCGGCGGACCCGAAGCAAGCGGACATCGACGGTGACGGCATCGGCGATCAGTGCGACACGGACCAGGACAACGACGGCAAGCTGAACGCCGCCGACAACTGCCCGCTCGTCTCCAACATCGCGCAGATGGACGGCGACAAGGACGGCAACGGCGACGCCTGTGACACCGACGACGACAACGACGGCGTCCTCGACGTCAAGGACAACTGCCCGCTCGTGGCCAACCCGGACCAGAAGAACACCGACCCGAACCTGTACGGCGACGCCTGCGACGCCGACCAGGACAAGGACAACATCCTCGACAGCAAGGACAACTGCCCGGCGGTCGGGAACGTGGACCAGAAGGACGCGGACAAGGACGGGATCGGCGACCTGTGTGACCCCGACCAGGACAACGACGGCGTGGTGAACGCGAAGGACAACTGCCTCGCCACGGCGAACCCGGCCCAGGTGGACGCGGACCGCGACGGCAAGGGCGACGCCTGCGACAACCGGTTCTGCTACACCGTGGGCCGCGACGAGCAGAACTGCCTCGACCCGACCACGACCTTCAAGCTCTACTCGCCGGACTCGAAGGTGAACACGGGCGACCCGCTTCGCCTCCGCCTCTTCGCGAACCGCGCCGACACGGCCATCCGCTACAAGTGGATCGTCGAGTCGAAGCCGGCCGGCTCCACCGCGACGGTCGAGAACCCCCAGGGTACGGTCCGTCAGTCGAGCCCCTACGAGTACTTCTACCTGAAGGGGAACGTCGCGACCTTCACCCCGGACAAGCCGGGTGAGTACAAGATTCGCCTCGTGGGCGAGATGGTCTTCGCGGACACGGTGAACGCGGCCTTCCCGAAGGCGAACCAGTACGTCATGACGGTGGTGGCGGCGGGTGAGTCCCAGGGCGGCTGCTCCGTGGGTGGCAACACGGCGGCGGGTGCGACCACGGGTCTGATGCTCCTCGGCCTGCTGGCTCTGGTCCTGGTGCGCCGCAAGCGGTAA